One window of Legionella pneumophila subsp. pneumophila str. Philadelphia 1 genomic DNA carries:
- the rplL gene encoding 50S ribosomal protein L7/L12 — protein sequence MAVSKNEILETISNMTVMEVVELIEAMEEKFNVSAAAAAVAVAAPAAGAGAAAAEEQTEFTVVMTSFGSNKVNVIKAIRGITGLGLKEAKDLVEGAPSTVKEGVSKDEAASIKKELEEAGATVEVK from the coding sequence ATGGCTGTATCAAAAAACGAAATTTTAGAAACAATTTCTAACATGACAGTGATGGAAGTTGTTGAATTAATCGAGGCAATGGAAGAAAAATTTAATGTTTCTGCTGCCGCTGCTGCCGTAGCTGTTGCAGCACCCGCTGCAGGTGCTGGTGCCGCTGCTGCTGAAGAACAAACTGAGTTTACTGTTGTAATGACCAGCTTTGGTTCTAACAAGGTAAACGTAATCAAGGCAATTCGTGGTATAACTGGTCTGGGCTTGAAAGAAGCTAAAGACTTAGTAGAAGGTGCACCATCAACTGTTAAAGAAGGTGTATCAAAAGATGAAGCTGCCAGTATCAAGAAAGAGCTTGAAGAAGCTGGTGCTACAGTAGAAGTTAAATAA